From the genome of Nicotiana sylvestris chromosome 2, ASM39365v2, whole genome shotgun sequence, one region includes:
- the LOC138885061 gene encoding uncharacterized protein, with translation MIDFPLAIKNVSNKIWAFFDEKYEVSVVMDMVQQLTLKIVDTEDQQEFFLTLVFAKCDATERMELWDSLYALASDMNLPWLVGGDFNVIWDEEEKFGGLPVHIIEVDDFRHCVSTCNLFDLGFKGSIYTWWNGSDHSPLLINLKSEVSHIKKPFRFLKFWIKNDSFKAVVQENWNVDFHANPFTLFNHKLKKLKKALATWSKDTYGDIFKKISSLEEVVKVHESQFILRPTLENRERLHRVQADL, from the exons ATGATTGATTTTCCGTTGGCCATCAAAAACGTGTCTAATAAAATCTGGGCATTTTTTGATGAAAAATATGAAGTCAGTGTAGTTATGGATATGGTGCAGCAATTAACTTTGAAGATAGTTGATACGGAAGATCAGCAAGAATTTTTCCTAACGCTGGTATTTGCAAAATGTGACGCAACTGAAAGAATGGAACTTTGGGATTCTCTATATGCCTTGGCCAGTGATATGAATCTTCCATGGCTAGTTGGGGGTGATTTTAATGTTATCTGGGACGAGGAAGAAAAGTTTGGAGGATTGCCTGTACATATTATTGAAGTCGATGATTTTAGGCATTGCGTCAGTACTTGCAACTTGTTTGATCTTGGTTTTAAGGGGAGTATTTACACATGGTGGAATG GATCTGACCATAGCCCATTGCTCATCAATTTGAAATCAGAAGTTTCACATATTAAGAAGCCCTTTAGATTCTTAAAGTTCTGGATCAAAAATGACTCCTTTAAGGCAGTAGTACAAGAGAATTGGAATGTGGATTTTCATGCAAACCCATTCACCTTATTCAATCATAAATTGAAGAAGTTAAAGAAGGCTCTAGCTACTTGGAGCAAGGATACATATGGAGATATATTTAAGAAGATAAGTAGTCTTGAAGAGGTGGTGAAAGTACATGAATCTCAATTCATATTAAGGCCTACATTGGAGAATAGAGAAAGACTTCATCGAGTTCAAGCTGATCTGTAA
- the LOC138885062 gene encoding uncharacterized protein, whose product MAAVKQYVASKLPVSPELLSPCLVFMLCDDETEYDEEEAFEEISKELNHFEEKPKPNLNETETINLGDPDNIKETKISVHLEPQIKEEIIKALFEYKDIFAWSYDDIPGLSTDLVVHKLPTYPAFPPVKQKLRKFKTDMSVKIKEEITKQLDEKVIRVMRYPTWLANVVLVPKKDEKTKETYMRAMTTAFHDKIHKEIEVYVDDVIIKSNQQSDHVGDLRKFFQRLRKYNLKLNPAKCTFGMLSGKLLGFIVSRRGIELDLSKIKAIQELPPPRNKTEVMSLLGRLNYISRFITQLTTTCEPIFKLLKKDAAVKWTDGC is encoded by the exons ATGGCAGCGGTGAAGCAGTATGTCGCCTCAAAATTGCCTGTTTCTCCAGAGCTTCTCTCTCCTTGCCTAG tttttatgctg TGTGATGACGaaacagaatatgatgaagaggaggcatttgaggaaattagtaaagagttaaatcactttgaagagaaacccaagcctaatttgaatgaaactgaAACAATCAATTTAGGAGATCCAGATAATATCaaggaaaccaagataagtgtgcaCTTGGAGCcacaaatcaaggaagaaataatcaaagcactgtttgaatataaagacatttttgcatggtcatatgacgacatacCGGGTCTAAGTACTGACTtggtagttcacaaattgcccacttacccggcattccctcccgtcaagcagaagttaaggaagttcaaaactgacatgagtgtgaagatcaaggaagaaatcaCAAAACAGTTGGATGAAAAGGTCATTCGAGTAATgcgataccccacttggttagctaatgttgtgctagtgccaaagaaggatgaaaaaactaag gaaacttacatgagggcaatgactactgcgTTTCACGACaagatacacaaagagatcgaggtttatgtagatgatgtgatcataaagtcaaaccAACAGTCCGACCACGtcggagatttgaggaagttttttcaGAGGCTCCGcaagtacaatcttaagctcaaccctgcaaagtGCACATTTGGTATGCTGTCTGGGAaactgctgggattcatagtcagtcggcgaggcattgagttggatctgtcaaagatcaaagctatccaagaattgccacctccaaggaataagactgaggtgatgagtctgctcGGGCGCTtaaactacatcagtaggtttattactcaactcacaacaacttgtgagcccatctttaagttgttgaaaaaggatgctgcagtcaaatggactgatgggTGCTaa